The following proteins are co-located in the Sphingomonas panacis genome:
- a CDS encoding helix-turn-helix domain-containing protein, with protein sequence MDTVGIDSAREAFFGEGRLPVTTVRPPVLQSWIRCTDLGLGQRLPSLAPLPDGELRALRERHNALRRLCRPELETLAGEARETGSVVILADGDGMILDTLGDLGFAARAAQVALQPGVSWKEASTGTNAIGTAIAERKPVAVHGSEHFFAGHGVLSCACTPIMDPRGAIIGALDISGPSTIGHGHALGMIRMAVDQIEHRLFRQRFDDCRVLRFHDDPAMLGSSREGILVFREDRLVAGNRRGLALVDRHWDALDESSIEELFEERAHHGAVLELRLGTGASAVGRWDAPADRSGLASAHFDDGSGHKNNAFAIRDAELIEAALAEARGNISKAARHLGIHRSTIHRHLGRQRDARAARVPGGRQ encoded by the coding sequence ATGGACACCGTCGGCATCGATTCGGCACGCGAAGCCTTTTTCGGCGAGGGCCGCCTACCCGTCACGACGGTACGTCCGCCGGTGCTGCAATCGTGGATCCGCTGCACCGACCTCGGGCTGGGGCAACGCCTGCCGTCGCTCGCGCCGCTCCCCGACGGCGAGCTGCGCGCCTTGCGTGAGCGGCACAATGCGCTGCGCCGGCTCTGCCGGCCCGAACTGGAGACACTGGCCGGCGAAGCGCGGGAGACCGGCAGCGTCGTGATCCTCGCCGATGGCGACGGCATGATCCTCGATACGCTGGGCGATCTCGGCTTCGCCGCACGCGCGGCGCAGGTGGCGCTGCAACCGGGCGTTTCGTGGAAGGAGGCGAGCACCGGAACCAACGCGATCGGCACCGCCATCGCCGAGCGCAAGCCGGTTGCCGTACACGGATCGGAACATTTCTTCGCCGGGCACGGTGTCCTGAGTTGCGCCTGCACGCCGATCATGGACCCACGCGGCGCGATCATCGGCGCGCTCGACATTTCGGGCCCATCCACGATCGGCCACGGCCACGCACTCGGCATGATCCGCATGGCGGTCGACCAGATCGAGCATCGGCTCTTCCGCCAGCGGTTCGACGACTGCCGCGTGCTGCGCTTCCATGACGATCCCGCGATGCTGGGCAGCAGTCGCGAAGGCATTCTGGTGTTCCGCGAGGATCGGCTGGTGGCCGGCAATCGCCGCGGACTGGCGCTGGTCGATCGTCATTGGGATGCGCTCGACGAAAGCTCCATCGAGGAATTGTTCGAAGAACGCGCGCATCATGGCGCTGTTCTGGAATTACGGCTGGGAACCGGCGCCAGCGCGGTCGGCCGATGGGATGCGCCTGCGGACAGATCTGGGCTGGCCAGCGCGCATTTCGACGACGGTTCCGGCCACAAAAACAACGCGTTCGCGATACGCGACGCCGAACTCATCGAAGCAGCGCTGGCGGAGGCACGCGGCAACATCAGCAAGGCGGCACGGCATCTGGGAATTCATCGCAGCACGATCCACCGCCATCTCGGACGGCAGCGGGACGCGCGAGCGGCGCGTGTGCCCGGCGGGCGGCAGTAA
- a CDS encoding acetate/propionate family kinase yields the protein MLTLNEGSSSLKFGFYAAGPDGVEECTSGEVEGAQPADLFDRIDADLDGARPAAIGHRIVHGGPELFDPVEIDGSVLARLERATAFAPLHGPAALSLIRAAQARYPDVPQIACFDTGFHKGLEKVAAVLPIPKAFRADGVRRYGFHGLSCQSIVHQLGQDLPDRLIIAHLGSGASITAVRKGRSIDTSMGLTPSGGIVMASRSGDIDPGLLLYLMRERGMDAAAIENMVDRRSGLLGVSGVSGDLRKLHAAAATNADAALAIAAFCRSAAKQIAAMMVSLGGADMIVFTAGIGENDAVVRSTICADLDWAGVSTDSAATDVRVVVRVLPSQEGAEMARAVFALTNSANGPH from the coding sequence GTGCTTACGCTCAACGAGGGGTCTTCCTCGCTCAAGTTCGGCTTCTATGCGGCCGGACCGGACGGGGTCGAGGAATGCACGTCGGGGGAAGTGGAGGGGGCGCAGCCAGCCGATCTGTTCGACCGGATCGATGCGGACCTTGACGGCGCGCGTCCCGCGGCGATCGGACACCGCATCGTCCATGGCGGGCCGGAGCTGTTCGATCCTGTCGAAATCGATGGGAGCGTCCTGGCACGGCTGGAGCGGGCGACGGCGTTCGCGCCGCTGCACGGCCCGGCCGCGCTGTCGCTGATCCGCGCAGCACAGGCGCGGTACCCGGACGTGCCGCAGATCGCCTGCTTCGACACGGGCTTTCACAAGGGGCTGGAGAAGGTCGCCGCGGTTCTCCCGATTCCGAAGGCGTTCCGGGCGGATGGCGTACGCCGTTACGGCTTCCACGGCCTGTCGTGCCAATCGATCGTCCACCAGCTCGGGCAGGATTTACCCGATCGGCTCATCATTGCCCACCTCGGGAGCGGCGCCAGCATAACCGCGGTTAGGAAAGGGAGGTCGATCGACACAAGCATGGGTCTGACGCCGTCGGGCGGCATCGTCATGGCGTCACGCTCCGGGGATATCGATCCCGGCCTGCTGCTCTATCTCATGCGCGAGCGGGGTATGGATGCAGCCGCGATTGAAAATATGGTTGATCGTCGCTCGGGGCTGCTCGGTGTCTCCGGGGTATCGGGCGACCTGCGTAAGCTGCATGCTGCCGCTGCGACGAACGCCGATGCGGCCTTGGCAATCGCGGCTTTCTGCCGCTCGGCTGCAAAGCAGATCGCGGCAATGATGGTTTCATTGGGCGGCGCGGATATGATCGTCTTCACCGCCGGGATCGGCGAAAACGATGCCGTCGTCCGCTCCACCATTTGCGCGGATCTCGATTGGGCGGGTGTTTCGACGGACTCTGCCGCTACGGATGTACGTGTCGTCGTGCGGGTCTTGCCTTCCCAGGAAGGTGCTGAAATGGCGCGAGCGGTTTTCGCCCTCACAAACAGCGCGAACGGCCCTCACTAG